DNA from Desulforegula conservatrix Mb1Pa:
CAATGCCCATGCCTGTCTCGTTTGTTACAAATATGACTGACGCAGAAACGCTTTGGCAGGCTTTAATTATATCCATACAATAATCAGAGACTTCTTCCTCGGTAATCCCGATCTTATTATTAAAAGCCCGTTGCATGAGATTACTGACCCAGAGAGTTAGACAGTCGACAAGAATAACGTCTTTGCTCCCTTGCTCAAGTATGACTCCAGCAATGTCAACTGGCTCATCAACTGTTTTCCAGCCTTCGTCCCTTTCATTTATATGTTTTTCAATTCTTGAATCCATCTCATCGTCCACTCCAGATGGACAGGTCGCCAGATAGATTCTCGTTTTTGATATTTCTTCGGCTATTTTCAGGGCATAAGCACTCTTGCCGCTTCTACAGCCACCTGTGATGAAAACAATCTTACCCATTCGTGTTTTCCCCTGTGCCACCTAAATAAACTGAATTCAAATGGGACGTGTCATTTAGAAATGAAAGATATCCGAAGCCGGCTGAGATGCTAAGGCAGGAAACGGACGCGATATCAGCCGCAAAATGAAAATGCTTTTCAGGAGGGATACCAAGCCACAGACAGATAAGACTTTTGATGACTCCTCCGTGGGTACAAACAGCAATTTTATGTTTTTTATCAGAAAGTGCATATTCTTTAATTTTTCCCGCAACTATCTCTATTCTTTCAAAAAAACCTTTAATGCACTCTCCGTCAGGAAAACAGAAATCACCTTCCTGCCTGAGCCATTTTTCAGCTTTTTCAGGGTATTTTTCCGAAATTTCCTGCCATGTTTTCATCTCCCAACCTCCAAAATCGATCTCGACAAGATCTTCATCAAAAACAACCCTGCCGCTGAATACTCTTTCAGCTGTTTCCGTGCATCTTGAAAGAGGGCTTGAAATACAGGTCCGTATTTCGGACAAATCAGACCGAAAAGACAGAGCATCAGCCTGACTTCTGCCAATTTCAGTTAATGGAAGATCTGATATGCCTGAAAAGAGTCCCCTTGTCTGGGCAGTTGTTTCTCCATGCCTGATCAAATAAACCGTAATCGTTTTGTCCAAAATGGCCTCTCGAAAATAAAAAAGCCCCGAAAAATCCAAAATATTTCAACCGAAATATTTCAATTGGATTCTCCGGGGCACCGTATTTTGCCCAGATAACAATAAACAGTCATTTACAAGGCTGCCCCGTTCCACGAGGGCGCAAGCTCATATATTGAGCATGCCTTTAAAATGGTTATTATATTCCATTTTTAAATCAAAGATGAAATCAAGGCGGCAAGGAGGAAGCGACGCAAACGTACGTGGTTTGTACGCTCTTGGAGCTGACGACGATGCCAACCCTATCCATTTATTGGGATAGCGCTTTGATTTAGAATTGGAATAACAGGTAATCTGGCTTGCGGAAATATGTTGTTCATCTCCGGTCACAGTGGCGGGCCCGCGCCGGATTTTCACCAGCTTCCCCTGTTTCAAAATCATCACAAGCTGTACTATCCGAAAGCAGGCATGTCAATTCAAAGGTTTTTAAAGCCTCCAAGGAGTGTTGCCAAATAACAGAAAAATCATCAACATGGCCACAAACAAAGCCCGTGCACATATTAAAGACTTATGCTATGTTTTGTGCCTTCTAAACAAACAGCCATAACATATGGAGCTTATACGAATGAAAAAATTGCTTTTATCCGCCATACTCCTTGTTTTTTTATTTACCCAGGGATGCGCCCCAAAAAACACACAAGGCCCCGAAGCAATAAACCAAAAATCAGGCAGTCAGGCATCAGATCCTACAGGTCGATATTCTTGGCCTAATTCTGTCAGCGACCTCGAACAGGATCCAGCAATGACAACAGGCAAATTTGAAAACGGCCTCAGATATGTGATCATGAAAAACAAAAAACCTGAAGGCAGAGTAAGCATTCATCTTAATATTCAGGCAGGATCAGGATATGAAAATCAAGGAGAGGAAGGCATTGCCCATTTTCTTGAGCACATGCTCTTCAATGGCACGAAAAGCTATCCGCCTGGTGAACTGGTAAAATATTTCCAGAGCATAGGCATGGATTACGGAAGCGACCTGAATGCAAGAACAAGCTATGATACAGCCATATACGATATTATGCTTCCTTCGGGCGATGAAAAAAATATGGACAAGGGACTTTCTGTTCTTTCTGAATTTGCTGAAGACGCCCTGCTTCTGCCTGATGAAGTTGAAAACGAAAAGGGAGTCATTCTTTCAGAAAAAAGAGTAAGAAACAGCGCCGAATACAGAATTGCAATAGCAACCCAGAAATTCATTTTCAACGGCCTCAGAATTACGGAAAGAATTCCGATTGGTTCCGAAGAAGTCATAAAGACAGCAAATACAAGGCTTATAAAAGATTTCTATGATGCATGGTACAGACCTGACAGAATGATGGTTGTAATTGTTGGCGAAACCGACGTCAAAAAAGCTGAAGATCTCGTAAAAAAGCATTTTTCAGGTATTAAACCAAGGGCTGAAAAAAGACAGGAACCCGAACTTGGCACTGTAGATCATAAAGGAACCAAGGCCTTTTATCAGTATGAAAAAGAAGCAGGAGGCACAACTGTAAGCATAAACACTGTAAGAAGCGTGCCTGCCAAACCTGATACCATTGAAGCAGAAAAAGACGCCATGGTAAAAATGATGGCAATGGGCATTCTTCAGGAACGCCTTGATTCCATAGCAAGAAAAAAGAATTCTCCCTTTACAAAGGTATATTCAGGGACAGGTATATCATTAAGGGAAATTGACCATACAGCTGTATACGCCAGTTGTGAGCAGAAAAACTGGGAAAGCGCCCTATCTTCCATATCCAAGGAAATTGAAACAGCCTTAAAATTCGGGTTTGACAAAGCCGAGTCCGAAAGGGTCAAAAAAAAGGTACTTTCAGGAATAGACAGAGAAATAGCTACTGCTCCAACCAGAGACAGCAAGGCTCTTGCCAATGAAATCATTGATAGCATGAATGACGGCAGGGTTTTCATTTCTCCTGAATACCAGAAAAAAACATTCGCTCCTTTTATTGCCTCTCTGAAAGCCGAAGATTTTGAAAAAGCATTCAAGGAAATCTGGAAGGACGATCACAGATTGGTTCTACTCACTGGAAATGCCGATGTATCAGATAAGGCATCCAAAGCTGAAGACCAGATTATAGCTGCATATGAAAATGGCAAGTCTCTTGCCACAGAAAAACCATCCGGAAAAACAGACATCAAATTCCCTTATCTGAAAGTTCCTGCAAATCCAGGGAAAATCATAAAAAAAACAAAAGACAAGGATCTTGACATCACAACTCTGGAATTTGAAAACGGGGTAGTTCTTCATTATAAAAAAACCGCTTTTAAAGCCGATGAAATAATGATGTCCGTGGCATTCGGGGATGGAAAAATCTCTGAGCCAAAAACAAAACCCGGGCTTGGCTTCATTTCAGAAGCAGTAATGAATCAAAGCGGCACCGCAACATATCTTGCCGAGGATCTTCAAAAAGTTCTGGCAGGCAAAAATATCAGTTCCTCGTTTCAGACCAGTGGAGAAAGGTTTAATTATCAGTGCTCTTCTTCCAAGGAAGATCTTACGACACTTTTCGACCTTGTTTACTCCCAGATTTCTGACCCAGGATTCAGGGATGAAACCCTTGAAAGAAAAATCAAGCAACATGAACAGGATTATGAAGGGTTTACCAAATCCGCAGATGGATTGATGAGAATCAAGGCTCCATATTTCCTTTCAGGAAATGACCAGAGATTCATGATGCCAGATCCGAACACTCTGAAAAAATTTGTGGTCAACGACCTTAAATCGTGGATAGCGCCATCGATTGCAGAATCAGCTATGGAAATAAGCGTTGCCGGTGACTTTGACGAAGCTGAACTTACAAGACTGGTATCAGCATATTTCGGTTCCATGAAAAAAAAGAAGCCTTTTACTAAAATCCAGCAGGTAAAACTGAACTTCCCTGAAGGAAAAAAACTGGATCTTTCGGTCAAAAGCCAGGAAAAAAACGCTTCCATCCACATTGTTTGGCCGACTCCTGACATCAAAAGCATAAATGATCTTAAAACCATAAGAAGACTCAACATTCTTTCTTCTGTACTTGAAAACAGACTCATAAAAGTTGTCAGGGAAAAACTCGGAGAAACCTATTCTCCTGCCGCAATCTTTGACATAGAGATGAATTATGAAGGTTCTGCCGGAATTCATGTGCTTATAAATTCAAGCACTGAAAAGGCCGATGAAATAAAGAAGGTGGCAATGGATATAGCGGCAGGGCTAAGCAATTCAGAAATAACGGATGAGGAGTTCGAGCAGGCCATCAATCCAGTACTGACTGCGCTGAAAGAAAAACTCCAGAAAAACATCTACTGGGTCAGCGGAGTAATGACAGGGTCAGTTCAGAAACCTGAAAAATTCACATGGTCAAAAAACGCCATGCAGGATCATAAATCAATTAAGAAAACTGAAGTGGCTGCTTTAGCAAAAAAATACCTTGATAACAAAAAAGCGGCTGTCATTACTGTTAAAAGCATTGAAGAGACTGCTTCAGGCGTTAATCAGAAATCATGATAGTTAAGCATTTTGATTTTTTTGCCTCAAAACAAATTTGGGGCTTAAAAATAAAATGTGGGGAATTTTTGAAAAAATCCCCCCACGTCCCCTTAAACTTTATAGTTTGTGAGGATACTATCACATGATGAATCAAAAAAACGCCCTGATTAAAATAATGCAATAAATGACTGTGGGAATTCTTTTGATCCCAATACGCCATTATAAAGTTTTTGCGGAGTTTTTTTGCAAAAAGCGACCCGCCGGAGGCACTCACCATAATAGTGGTGTCATTAAATGTCCTTATGATTCCTATTTGTCTTTGGTTTATATGGGCTACATTGCCTCCCCGGAGGCATTCGGATCAATGCTCGATTTACGGAAAAATGACGAAAATTAATGCTGCGCAAGCCTAAGAGCTTGGGCGCCTACTTTGAGAATGATGGGCAATGAAAAAATTTATTATTCTATGCATAAGTCTTTTATGGGCTGCTTCAGCATATTCCGCCGAAACGCACACAACCCACGCCCTTTCACTTGGCAATCCGCCCAAATACCCTTCTGACTTCAAACATTTTGATTATGTAAATCCCGATGCGCCCAAGGCGGGACATTACAGGGCCGAGGCAAACGGGACATTTGACAGCTTCAACCCATTCATTATCAAAGGAGCCGCAGCAGCCGGAGTTGACCTTCTTTTTGATACGCTCACTGAATCTGCTGATGACGAAGTATTCGCAAGATACGGTTTGATTGCGGAAAAAATGGAAATGCCTTCTGACAAATCCTGGATAATTTTCCATATAAATCCAAAGGCAAGATTCAGCGACGGAACACAAATAACAGCAGAAGATGTGGAATTCACATTCAAGCTCCTCGTTTCCAAAGGGGCTCCGATGTACAAGCAGTATTACAGGGATGTTGTAAAAGCCGAAACACTTGATGAAAAAAGGATTAAATTTTCTTTCAAGGATGGCAAAAACCCGGAACTGCCACTGATACTCGGTCAGCTGACAGTTCTTCCAAAACATTTCTGGGAAAGCAGGGATTTTTCAAAGGGAGGGCTTGAAATCCCCGTTGGAAGCGGCCCTTATCTAATAGACAAGTTTATTCCTGGAAAAAGCGTTACTTATAAGAGAAACCCGGAATATTGGGCCAAAGATCACCCTGCGTGCAAGGGAAGATATAATTTCGAAAAAATCTCGTATGAATATTTCAGGGATGACACAGTATCACTCGAAGCCTTCAAGGCCGGAAAATACGATTTCATAACCGAATCTTCCGCAAAGAACTGGGCTACACAGTATACCGGAAAATTCTTTGATAATGGCGTGATAAAAAAAGAGCTGATTCCCCATGAAATGCCCCAGGGCATGCAGGGTTTTGTTTTTAATACGAGGAGAGACTTTTTTTCCGATAGAAAGGTAAGGGAAGCACTTACCCAGGCCCTTGATTTTGAATGGAGCAACAAGGCGCTTTTTTACGGACAATATAAAAGAAGCAGCAGTTATTTTTCAAACTCTGAGCTTGCAAGCTCTGGCCTGCCATCTGAGGAAGAGCTGAAACTTCTTTCCCCTTTCAGGGATGAGCTTCCGGATGATCTTTTTTCAAAGCCGTTTAAGCTCCCAGTAAGCGGAGACAGGGACAAGCTGAGGGAAAATCTTAAAAAGGCTGATAAGCTCCTCAACGAAGCCGGTTTTATAGTTAAAGACATGAAAAGAATAAATAAGGAAACAGATCAACCTTTCCGTTTCGAAATACTAATACACCAGAAAAACTTTGAGCGTGTCTGCCTTCCTTTTAAAAGAAATCTTGAGAGATTAGGCATAAAAGTATCCATAAGACTTGTTGATACTGCCCAATACATAAACAGAGTCAACAGCTTTGATTTTGATATGATTGTTGGAGGCATTGGCCAATCACTTTCGCCTGGCAATGAGCAGCTTGAATTCTGGCATTCTTCGGCGGCAGACTCTCCTGGAAGCAGAAATATGGCAGGAATAAAGAATCCTGCCGTGGATTCAATTGTTGAAAAGCTGATTACGGCAAAAGACAGAAAAACACTCATAACCACCTGCCAGGCGCTGGACAGAGTTCTGCTCTGGAACTATTACATGATTCCGCAGTGGCATCTGCCGGCAATAAGGGTTGCATACGTGGACAAATTCGAGAGAAAAGAACCTCTCCCCAAATACAACAGCGTATCCATCATGAATTGGTGGATCAATGAAGAAAAAGAAAATAGAATCAACAGCTTGCTGAAAAGGTAAAATATGGCTGCTTACATCATAAGGCGATTACTGCTGATAATCCCCACACTGCTCGGCATAATGACCATCAATTTTTTTGTCATTCAGCTCGCACCGGGCGGCCCGGTAGATCAGATGATCGCGAAACTCCAGGGTCAGGGCGGAGAGCATATGGAAAGGGTGACCCAGGGACAGGGCGAAATTGTCAAATCAGGACAGGGTGACAAACCCGGATACAGAGGCGCAAGGGGAATGGATCCTGCCCTTGTCAAGGAGATTGAAAAGCTCTATGGGTTTGACCGGCCGATCTGGGAAAGATATGTAAAAATGCTCAGGAGCTATATTGTCTTTGATTTTGGAGAAAGCTTCTTCAAAGGCCAAAAAGTTCTGGATATAATAATTCAGAAACTTCCGGTCTCTATTTCTCTTGGAGTATGGAGCACTCTCATAATTTATTTTGCCAGCATTCCCCTTGGAATAAAAAAAGCCATTAAGCACGGCTCTCATTTCGATATCTGGACAAGCAGCGCAATCATCATAGGAAATGCGGTTCCAGGCTTTCTGTTTGCAGTTATCCTAATAGTCCTTTTTGCCGGGGGCAATTATCTTTCAATTTTTCCTCTTCGGGGACTTGTTTCTGAAAATTTTGACAGCCTCTCCATTTTCGGAAAAGCGATTGATTATTTCTGGCACCTTGTTCTTCCTGTCGGAACACTTGTTCTGGGAGGAATGGCAACACTCACTATGCTTACAAAAAATTCGTTTCTTGATGAAATCGGCAAACAGTATGTAACTACAGCAAAGGCAAAGGGACTTGAAGACAATAAAATCCTTTACGGCCATGTTTTCAGGAATGCAATGCTTCTTGTAATTTCCGGATTCCCGGCAGCATTTGTTTCCATGTTTCTTACCGGATCGCTTCTCATAGAAGTGGTTTTCTCACTTGACGGCTTAGGTCTTCTTGGCTTTGAATCAACCCTGACAAGGGACTACCCTGTCATGTTCGGATCTCTCTACATATTCACACTTATAGGACTCGTCATGAACCTTGTGAGTGATATTACTTATGTTCTTGTCGATCCGAGGATAGATTTTGCGTCAAGGGAGCAGGGATAAAAAAGTCCCCATAACCCTCAAAAACTTTATAGTTTTTAAGTAAGCGTTCCAAAACCATAAAGTTTTTGCGAAGCTTTTTTCAAAAAGCGACCAGCCGGAGGCCAAGACCGGCATCGGCTTACAAGGAAAGGGCGCTCTAATCCGATCTACGAATCGGCTAATTGCCAAACGAGATCAAGCTTTAAGACCAAAACAATAATAGTGTAATGGGAATATATATGTCTCCAGTAACAAAAAGAAGAATCCAGGCATTCAAATCAAACAAAAGGGCCATCTGGTCTTTAAGAATATTCATGCTGCTTTTCATTGTCTCGCTTTTTGCTGAGGTGATAGCGAACGACAGACCTGTTGTGGTTAAATACAACGGAGTGCTCTACTATCCGTTTCTGAAATCTTACCCGGAAACGACTTTTGGCGGATATTTTGGCACGGAGCCTGATTATGCCGAAACCTACGTCAAAGAATTGATAAATAAAAAAGGATGGATAGCCTGGCCAGCTATAAAATACAGATATGATTCAACCAATTATGATCTGACCCAGCCTGCGCCCTGCCCTCCTAATCTCAAAAACTGGCTTGGTACAGATGACCAGGGCAGAGATGTTTTTGCAAGACTGATATATGGATTCAGAGTTTCAGTGCTGTTCGGCCTCTGCCTCACAATTACGAGTTCCGCTCTTGGGATAGCAGCTGGAGCCATCCAGGGATATTTCGGAGGACTCGCTGATCTTGCAGGCCAAAGATTCATGGAAATATGGGGAGGAATGCCGGTTCTTTTTCTTCTTATAATTCTTTCAAGCTTTGTGGAGCCGAACTATGGATGGCTGCTTGCCATAACCCTCGCTTTCGGCTGGATGGCACTTGTAGGTCCCATCAGGGCTGAATTCCTCAAAGGAAGAAACCTCGACTATGTCAAGGCCGCAAGAAGCCTTGGAATAACAAGCACATCCATTATTTTCAGACACATTCTTCCGAACGCTCTGGTCGCAACGCTAACATTCCTGCCGTTTCTTCTGACAGGAGCAATAACCACCCTCACCTCACTGGATTTCCTTGGATTCGGACTTCCTCCAGGATCAGCTTCACTCGGCGAACTTCTTGCCCAGGGCAAGGCGAACCTCCATGCGCCATGGCTTGGAATTTCTGCATTCGTTACGCTTGCGGCCATGCTCAGCATGTTAGTTTTCATTGGTGAAGGTCTTCGCGATGCAATGGACCCCAGACATTTTTCCCAGAGGGGGCAATAGAGATAAAAATGAACGAAAACCGTCTTCTGAAAATTGAAAATCTCGGAGTGTCCTTCATATCTGGCCAGAATAAAGTTGAAGCCGTCAAGGGCATTTCATTTGAAATAATGCAGGGCGAGACATTTGCCCTTGCAGGGGAAAGCGGATCTGGCAAATCAGCCACAGCTCACTCGATTCTAAGACTTCTGCCAACATACGCTTTTTTTTCCAAAGAAAGCAGGATAACATTCAGGGACAAGGATCTCTCAAAAGCTTCGGAAGCTGAAATGAGGAAAATCAGGGGAGACAGAATATCAATGATATTCCAGGAGCCTCTTTCTGCACTTAATCCTCTGCATAAAATAGGCAGACAGATAGAAGAAATGCTTCTGATCCACCAGGGAATAAAGGGCAAAAAAGCAAAAGACAGGGTCATTGAACTGCTCGACCTGACAGGAATCCCTGATCCTGATAAAAAAATAACTAATTACCCTCATCAGCTTTCAGGCGGTCAGAGGCAAAGGGTAATGATAGCAATGGCGCTGGCAAATAATCCTGAACTTCTGATTGCAGATGAGCCAACCACAGCACTCGATGTCACTGTCCAGGCCCAGATACTTTGCCTCATCAAAGACTTACAGAAAAAATTCGGAATGGCTGTACTTTTCATAAGCCATGACCTTGATATACTTAAAAATTTTTCTGACAGAATAGCTGTAATGAAAGATGGCCAGATAGTAGAATCCGGAAAAACATCGGACATTTTCAGGGAACAGAGCCACGAATACACAAAAAGCCTCATAACCACAGAAATCAGCTTTCAGAAAAAAGAAACTCAGGAAAATGCAAAAGAGGTTCTGAAAGTAAAGGATCTTGATGTCGATTTTGATACTGGAGGCAGCTTCTTCGGATTCAAAAAGGAAAAATTTCAGGCAGTCAGCAAGGCTTCTTTTTCTATAAAAAAAGGTTGCACACTTGGCATAGCCGGAGAAAGCGGATCTGGAAAATCTTCACTTGCGCTTGCGCTCCTAAGGCTAATCAAAAGCTCCGGGAGCATAGAGCTTGATGAAAAAAACATAGAAAAAATGGATCAGAAGACACTCAGACCTCTTCGAAAAAAAATGCAGGTTGTTTTCCAGGATCCTTTTGCCAGCCTCAGCCCAAGAATGACAGCAGGCGAAATAGTTGGAGAAGGTCTTGGTCTATTAACACCCAAGCCGTCAAAAGAAAAAAAGGAAGAGATGATAATTAAAGCTCTTTCAGAGGTTGGTCTTGATCCTGCAATGCGTCACAGATATCCGCATGAGTTTTCTGGTGGTCAGCGCCAGAGGATTGCCATAGCAAGGGCTATTATCCTGAGGCCGGAACTCATGATCTTCGATGAACCGACATCGTCCC
Protein-coding regions in this window:
- the cobU gene encoding bifunctional adenosylcobinamide kinase/adenosylcobinamide-phosphate guanylyltransferase, translating into MGKIVFITGGCRSGKSAYALKIAEEISKTRIYLATCPSGVDDEMDSRIEKHINERDEGWKTVDEPVDIAGVILEQGSKDVILVDCLTLWVSNLMQRAFNNKIGITEEEVSDYCMDIIKACQSVSASVIFVTNETGMGIVPDNKASRDFRDLLGRCNQVMASRADSAYLMVSGIPLKLK
- a CDS encoding histidine phosphatase family protein, whose translation is MDKTITVYLIRHGETTAQTRGLFSGISDLPLTEIGRSQADALSFRSDLSEIRTCISSPLSRCTETAERVFSGRVVFDEDLVEIDFGGWEMKTWQEISEKYPEKAEKWLRQEGDFCFPDGECIKGFFERIEIVAGKIKEYALSDKKHKIAVCTHGGVIKSLICLWLGIPPEKHFHFAADIASVSCLSISAGFGYLSFLNDTSHLNSVYLGGTGENTNG
- a CDS encoding M16 family metallopeptidase, which translates into the protein MKKLLLSAILLVFLFTQGCAPKNTQGPEAINQKSGSQASDPTGRYSWPNSVSDLEQDPAMTTGKFENGLRYVIMKNKKPEGRVSIHLNIQAGSGYENQGEEGIAHFLEHMLFNGTKSYPPGELVKYFQSIGMDYGSDLNARTSYDTAIYDIMLPSGDEKNMDKGLSVLSEFAEDALLLPDEVENEKGVILSEKRVRNSAEYRIAIATQKFIFNGLRITERIPIGSEEVIKTANTRLIKDFYDAWYRPDRMMVVIVGETDVKKAEDLVKKHFSGIKPRAEKRQEPELGTVDHKGTKAFYQYEKEAGGTTVSINTVRSVPAKPDTIEAEKDAMVKMMAMGILQERLDSIARKKNSPFTKVYSGTGISLREIDHTAVYASCEQKNWESALSSISKEIETALKFGFDKAESERVKKKVLSGIDREIATAPTRDSKALANEIIDSMNDGRVFISPEYQKKTFAPFIASLKAEDFEKAFKEIWKDDHRLVLLTGNADVSDKASKAEDQIIAAYENGKSLATEKPSGKTDIKFPYLKVPANPGKIIKKTKDKDLDITTLEFENGVVLHYKKTAFKADEIMMSVAFGDGKISEPKTKPGLGFISEAVMNQSGTATYLAEDLQKVLAGKNISSSFQTSGERFNYQCSSSKEDLTTLFDLVYSQISDPGFRDETLERKIKQHEQDYEGFTKSADGLMRIKAPYFLSGNDQRFMMPDPNTLKKFVVNDLKSWIAPSIAESAMEISVAGDFDEAELTRLVSAYFGSMKKKKPFTKIQQVKLNFPEGKKLDLSVKSQEKNASIHIVWPTPDIKSINDLKTIRRLNILSSVLENRLIKVVREKLGETYSPAAIFDIEMNYEGSAGIHVLINSSTEKADEIKKVAMDIAAGLSNSEITDEEFEQAINPVLTALKEKLQKNIYWVSGVMTGSVQKPEKFTWSKNAMQDHKSIKKTEVAALAKKYLDNKKAAVITVKSIEETASGVNQKS
- a CDS encoding extracellular solute-binding protein, with protein sequence MKKFIILCISLLWAASAYSAETHTTHALSLGNPPKYPSDFKHFDYVNPDAPKAGHYRAEANGTFDSFNPFIIKGAAAAGVDLLFDTLTESADDEVFARYGLIAEKMEMPSDKSWIIFHINPKARFSDGTQITAEDVEFTFKLLVSKGAPMYKQYYRDVVKAETLDEKRIKFSFKDGKNPELPLILGQLTVLPKHFWESRDFSKGGLEIPVGSGPYLIDKFIPGKSVTYKRNPEYWAKDHPACKGRYNFEKISYEYFRDDTVSLEAFKAGKYDFITESSAKNWATQYTGKFFDNGVIKKELIPHEMPQGMQGFVFNTRRDFFSDRKVREALTQALDFEWSNKALFYGQYKRSSSYFSNSELASSGLPSEEELKLLSPFRDELPDDLFSKPFKLPVSGDRDKLRENLKKADKLLNEAGFIVKDMKRINKETDQPFRFEILIHQKNFERVCLPFKRNLERLGIKVSIRLVDTAQYINRVNSFDFDMIVGGIGQSLSPGNEQLEFWHSSAADSPGSRNMAGIKNPAVDSIVEKLITAKDRKTLITTCQALDRVLLWNYYMIPQWHLPAIRVAYVDKFERKEPLPKYNSVSIMNWWINEEKENRINSLLKR
- a CDS encoding microcin C ABC transporter permease YejB, which gives rise to MAAYIIRRLLLIIPTLLGIMTINFFVIQLAPGGPVDQMIAKLQGQGGEHMERVTQGQGEIVKSGQGDKPGYRGARGMDPALVKEIEKLYGFDRPIWERYVKMLRSYIVFDFGESFFKGQKVLDIIIQKLPVSISLGVWSTLIIYFASIPLGIKKAIKHGSHFDIWTSSAIIIGNAVPGFLFAVILIVLFAGGNYLSIFPLRGLVSENFDSLSIFGKAIDYFWHLVLPVGTLVLGGMATLTMLTKNSFLDEIGKQYVTTAKAKGLEDNKILYGHVFRNAMLLVISGFPAAFVSMFLTGSLLIEVVFSLDGLGLLGFESTLTRDYPVMFGSLYIFTLIGLVMNLVSDITYVLVDPRIDFASREQG
- a CDS encoding ABC transporter permease; its protein translation is MSPVTKRRIQAFKSNKRAIWSLRIFMLLFIVSLFAEVIANDRPVVVKYNGVLYYPFLKSYPETTFGGYFGTEPDYAETYVKELINKKGWIAWPAIKYRYDSTNYDLTQPAPCPPNLKNWLGTDDQGRDVFARLIYGFRVSVLFGLCLTITSSALGIAAGAIQGYFGGLADLAGQRFMEIWGGMPVLFLLIILSSFVEPNYGWLLAITLAFGWMALVGPIRAEFLKGRNLDYVKAARSLGITSTSIIFRHILPNALVATLTFLPFLLTGAITTLTSLDFLGFGLPPGSASLGELLAQGKANLHAPWLGISAFVTLAAMLSMLVFIGEGLRDAMDPRHFSQRGQ
- a CDS encoding ABC transporter ATP-binding protein translates to MNENRLLKIENLGVSFISGQNKVEAVKGISFEIMQGETFALAGESGSGKSATAHSILRLLPTYAFFSKESRITFRDKDLSKASEAEMRKIRGDRISMIFQEPLSALNPLHKIGRQIEEMLLIHQGIKGKKAKDRVIELLDLTGIPDPDKKITNYPHQLSGGQRQRVMIAMALANNPELLIADEPTTALDVTVQAQILCLIKDLQKKFGMAVLFISHDLDILKNFSDRIAVMKDGQIVESGKTSDIFREQSHEYTKSLITTEISFQKKETQENAKEVLKVKDLDVDFDTGGSFFGFKKEKFQAVSKASFSIKKGCTLGIAGESGSGKSSLALALLRLIKSSGSIELDEKNIEKMDQKTLRPLRKKMQVVFQDPFASLSPRMTAGEIVGEGLGLLTPKPSKEKKEEMIIKALSEVGLDPAMRHRYPHEFSGGQRQRIAIARAIILRPELMIFDEPTSSLDRAVQFQVLDLLVKLQEEYNLAYIFISHDLKVLKAISHDILIMKSGQIVESGKTQEVFANPATDYSKNLIKAAFF